One stretch of Arachis duranensis cultivar V14167 chromosome 1, aradu.V14167.gnm2.J7QH, whole genome shotgun sequence DNA includes these proteins:
- the LOC107466236 gene encoding tonoplast dicarboxylate transporter (The sequence of the model RefSeq protein was modified relative to this genomic sequence to represent the inferred CDS: added 67 bases not found in genome assembly), translated as MYSHICSEEMSGEHTPTSTSGSGGMYNNLKAPLLPIEQRTHGHACLKSILSLNNFYVLLGPMLSLLICLFVKLDGAPATSRNMLAVIAWVFAWWVTTAVPLPVTSMCPLFLFPLFGIASADAVAHSYMDDVITLVLGSFILALAVERYNVHRRLALKVTSVFCGEPLNPAMLLFGLCGTSFFVSMWMHNVAAAVMMMPVATGILQRLPGPEEQGEVVNKFSRAVVLTVVYATPIGGMSTLTGTGVNLILVGMWKSLVPGSKPISFNTWFFFGFPVAIVILIFFWCLITFLYVRKSSPQALSSYLDKAHLKRDLQALGPMSFAEKMVLSVFGLLVILWMTRRITDDIPGWGELFNGRVGDGSVSVLVAVLLFIIPNMKQKGEKLMDWNECKKLPWNLILLLGAGFAIADGVQSSGLADVLSRALDFLENTPYLAIVPAVTLISSIITEFIASNDATATLLLPLMYHVARTMHVHPLILMVPGALATEFAFLLPTSTPSNVVGFATGHIDIIDMLKVGLPLKFAGIAVLSILMPTLGATVFRTN; from the exons ATGTACAGCCATATCTGCTCTGAAGAAATGAGCGGAGAACACACCCCCACATCCACTTCCGGCAGTGGTGGCATGTATAATAATCTAAAGGCCCCACTTCTTCCAATCGAACAACGAACACATGGACACGCTTGCCTGAAATCCATTCTGAGTCTCAACAATTTCTACGTGTTACTTGGACCCATGTTGTCTCTGCTTATATGCCTCTTCGTGAAGCTGGATGGTGCTCCCGCCACAAGCAGGAACATGCTTGCAGTGATTGCTTGGGTGTTCGCATGGTGGGTGACCACCGCGGTGCCTCTTCCGGTGACGTCCATGTGCCCCCTCTTCCTCTTCCCGCTCTTTGGGATTGCTTCTGCTGATGCTGTTGCACACTCTTACATGGATGACGTCATTACCCTCGTCTTGGGCAGTTTCATCCTTGCTCTCGCTGTTGAACGCTACAATGTCCACCGAAGATTGGCCTTGAAA gTGACATCGGTGTTCTGTGGAGAGCCACTGAATCCGGCGATGCTGCTATTTGGTCTATGTGGGACGTCATTCTTCGTGAGTATGTGGATGCACAACGTGGCGGCAGCGGTGATGATGATGCCGGTGGCAACGGGGATACTGCAGAGGCTGCCGGG ACGCCGATAGGAGGGATGAGCACTCTGACGGGGACAGGAGTGAATCTCATTCTGGTTGGGATGTGGAAGAGCCTCGTCCCTGGTTCGAAGCCAATAAGCTTCAACACGTGGTTCTTCTTTGGCTTCCCTGTGGCCATTGTCATCCTCATCTTCTTCTGGTGCCTCATCACTTTCCTCTATGTCCGAAAATCTTCACCTCAGGCTTTGTCTTCTTATCTCGACAAAGCTCACTTGAAGCGTGACCTACAAGCCCTCG GTCCGATGTCTTTTGCTGAGAAGATGGTGTTGTCTGTGTTTGGG TTGCTGGTAATATTATGGATGACAAGAAGAATCACAGATGACATTCCCGGTTGGGGAGAGCTCTTCAATGGTCGTGTTGGTGATGGAAGTGTCAGT GTTTTGGTAGCTGTGTTATTGTTCATAATCCCAAACATGAAACAAAAGGGAGAAAAGCTAATGGATTGGAACGAATGCAAGAAGTTACCATGGAACCTGATTTTGCTTCTAGGAGCTGGGTTTGCCATAGCTGATGGAGTCCAATCTAGTGGCCTAGCAGATGTGCTATCTAGAGCCTTAGATTTCTTGGAGAACACGCCATACTTAGCCATTGTTCCTGCAGTTACCCTAATCAGTAGCATTATTACAGAGTTCATAGCCTCCAATGATGCCACTGCCACGCTCCTTCTACCACTTATGTATCACGTGGCCAGAACCATGCATGTGCATCCCCTTATTCTTATGGTCCCTGGCGCACTGGCAACTGAGTTTGCTTTCTTGCTTCCAACATCAACTCCTTCAAATGTAGTTGGATTTGCCACTGGCCACATTGACATCATAGACATGCTCAAAGTTGGTCTACCACTTAAATTTGCTGGGATAGCTGTTCTCTCAATTTTGATGCCAACACTAG GAGCTACGGTTTTTAGAACAAATTAA